A single window of Rhizobium indicum DNA harbors:
- a CDS encoding class I SAM-dependent methyltransferase: MAQNIYDRPEFFAGYSGMRRSLHGLDGASEWPAVRALLPDLSGKRVVDLGCGFGWFSRFAVSQGAASVLALDISAKMIARARADTADAAITYEIADLEHLTLAQASFDFAYSSLALHYIEDFAGLAATVYRALLPGSQFVFTIEHPIFMAPTNPAWAADAEGRRIWPLDRYSVEGPRTTDWLAKGVVKQHRKLGTTLNTLIAAGFAIRHVEEWSPNEDEIHDNPDWAEEMDRPIFLLIAVQR; encoded by the coding sequence ATGGCCCAGAATATCTACGACCGACCGGAATTCTTCGCCGGATATAGCGGCATGAGGCGATCCTTGCACGGGCTCGACGGAGCATCGGAGTGGCCGGCGGTGCGTGCGCTGCTGCCCGATCTTTCCGGCAAGCGTGTTGTCGATCTCGGCTGCGGCTTCGGCTGGTTTTCGCGTTTTGCCGTGAGTCAGGGTGCTGCAAGCGTGCTTGCGCTGGACATCTCGGCAAAGATGATCGCAAGAGCAAGGGCCGATACGGCGGATGCGGCGATCACCTACGAGATCGCCGATCTCGAGCATCTCACGCTTGCTCAAGCTTCTTTCGATTTCGCCTATAGCTCGCTGGCGCTGCATTATATCGAGGATTTTGCCGGTCTCGCCGCGACTGTCTATCGCGCGCTTTTGCCGGGATCGCAATTCGTTTTCACCATCGAGCATCCGATCTTCATGGCGCCGACCAATCCCGCCTGGGCAGCCGATGCCGAGGGGCGGCGCATCTGGCCGCTCGACCGCTATTCCGTCGAAGGTCCGCGCACCACCGACTGGCTCGCCAAGGGTGTCGTCAAGCAGCACCGCAAGCTCGGCACGACGCTCAACACCTTGATCGCGGCCGGTTTTGCCATTCGCCATGTCGAGGAGTGGAGCCCGAACGAAGATGAGATCCACGACAATCCGGATTGGGCGGAGGAGATGGACCGGCCGATATTCCTGCTGATTGCGGTCCAGCGCTGA
- a CDS encoding glycine C-acetyltransferase: protein MTSQFLSHLSNEISALKDAGLYKSERVISSKQAGEIAISTGERVLNFCANNYLGLADNKELAEAGKQALDRYGYGMASVRFICGTQEEHKQLEARISSFLGMEDTILYSSCFDANGGLFETLLSEEDAIISDALNHASIIDGVRLSKAKRFRYANNDMAALEEELKKAEGSRFKLIATDGVFSMDGIIANLGGVCDLAEKYGAMVMVDDSHAVGFVGKNGRGSPEYCGVEGRIDIITGTLGKALGGASGGYTSAKAEVVEWLRQRSRPYLFSNTLAPVIAAASLKVFDLIENGDALRKRLSDNADLFRSEMTKLGFTLAGKGHPIIPVMLGDAKLAQDMASLMLKKGIYVIGFSFPVVPKGQARIRTQMSAAHSRADVERAIAAFAETGRELGVI from the coding sequence ATGACCTCGCAATTTCTCTCCCATCTCAGCAACGAGATCTCAGCGCTGAAGGATGCCGGCCTCTACAAATCCGAGCGCGTCATCAGCTCCAAGCAGGCGGGCGAGATCGCGATTTCCACCGGCGAGCGGGTGCTGAATTTCTGCGCCAACAACTATCTCGGCCTTGCCGACAACAAGGAGCTGGCCGAGGCCGGCAAGCAGGCGCTCGACCGATACGGCTACGGCATGGCCTCGGTGCGCTTCATCTGCGGCACGCAGGAAGAGCACAAGCAGCTCGAAGCGCGCATCTCCTCCTTCCTCGGCATGGAAGACACGATCCTCTATTCCTCCTGCTTCGACGCCAATGGCGGCCTGTTCGAAACGCTGCTCTCCGAAGAGGATGCAATCATCTCCGACGCGCTAAACCACGCCTCGATTATTGACGGCGTCAGGCTTTCGAAGGCCAAGCGCTTCCGCTACGCCAACAACGATATGGCAGCGCTCGAAGAGGAGCTGAAGAAAGCCGAAGGCAGCCGCTTCAAGCTGATCGCCACCGACGGCGTCTTCTCGATGGACGGCATCATCGCCAACTTGGGCGGCGTCTGCGATCTCGCCGAGAAATACGGGGCGATGGTCATGGTCGATGATAGCCATGCGGTCGGCTTCGTCGGCAAGAACGGCCGTGGGTCGCCGGAATATTGCGGCGTCGAGGGCCGGATCGACATCATCACCGGCACGCTCGGAAAGGCGCTCGGCGGCGCCTCGGGCGGTTATACTTCGGCGAAGGCCGAGGTTGTGGAGTGGCTGCGGCAGCGCTCGCGGCCCTATCTGTTCTCGAACACGCTGGCGCCCGTTATCGCGGCTGCCTCGCTCAAGGTGTTCGACCTCATCGAAAACGGCGATGCCCTGCGCAAGCGCCTTTCGGACAATGCCGATCTCTTCCGCAGCGAAATGACCAAGCTCGGCTTCACGCTTGCCGGCAAAGGCCATCCGATCATCCCCGTCATGCTGGGTGATGCCAAGCTTGCGCAGGACATGGCAAGCCTGATGCTGAAGAAGGGGATCTATGTGATCGGCTTCTCCTTTCCTGTCGTGCCGAAAGGCCAGGCCCGCATCCGCACGCAGATGTCGGCGGCGCATTCGCGGGCAGATGTGGAGCGGGCGATCGCGGCCTTTGCCGAGACAGGGCGGGAATTGGGTGTGATTTGA
- the tdh gene encoding L-threonine 3-dehydrogenase encodes MSNMMKALVKAKPEVGLWMENVPVPEVGPNDVLIRVKKSAICGTDVHIWNWDQWAQKTIPVPMVVGHEFSGEIAEIGSAVTRYHVGERVSGEGHIVCGKCRNCRAGRGHLCRNTLGVGVNRPGSFGEFVCIPESNVVPIPDDISDEIAAIFDPFGNAVHTALSFDLVGEDVLVTGAGPIGIMGALVAKRSGARKVVITDINPHRLELAHKLGIDHVVDASKENLADVMKAIGMTEGFDVGLEMSGAAPAFRDMIDKMNNGGKIAILGIAPAGFEIDWNKVIFKMLNLKGIYGREMFETWYKMIAFVQGGLDLAPIITHRIGIDDFRDGFEAMRSGNSGKVVMDWM; translated from the coding sequence ATGTCGAACATGATGAAGGCGCTGGTCAAAGCAAAACCCGAGGTCGGGCTCTGGATGGAGAATGTGCCGGTGCCCGAGGTCGGGCCGAACGATGTGCTGATCCGGGTGAAGAAATCGGCGATCTGCGGCACCGACGTCCATATCTGGAACTGGGACCAGTGGGCGCAGAAGACCATTCCGGTGCCGATGGTGGTCGGCCATGAATTCTCCGGCGAGATCGCCGAGATCGGTTCGGCGGTCACCCGCTATCATGTCGGCGAGCGGGTTTCCGGCGAGGGGCATATCGTCTGCGGCAAATGCCGCAACTGCCGGGCGGGCAGGGGGCATCTCTGCCGCAATACGCTCGGTGTCGGCGTCAACCGCCCGGGCTCCTTCGGGGAGTTTGTCTGCATTCCCGAAAGCAATGTCGTGCCGATCCCGGATGATATTTCCGACGAGATCGCCGCGATCTTCGATCCGTTCGGCAATGCCGTGCACACCGCGCTCTCCTTCGATCTCGTCGGCGAGGACGTGCTTGTCACCGGCGCCGGGCCGATCGGCATCATGGGCGCGCTGGTCGCCAAGCGATCCGGCGCCCGCAAGGTCGTCATCACCGATATCAATCCGCACCGGCTGGAGCTGGCGCACAAGCTCGGCATCGATCACGTCGTCGACGCATCGAAGGAAAACCTCGCCGACGTGATGAAGGCGATCGGCATGACGGAAGGATTTGACGTCGGGCTGGAAATGTCGGGGGCCGCACCTGCCTTCCGCGATATGATCGACAAGATGAACAATGGCGGCAAGATCGCCATCCTCGGCATCGCGCCTGCGGGCTTCGAAATCGACTGGAACAAGGTGATCTTCAAGATGCTCAATCTCAAGGGCATCTACGGCCGCGAGATGTTCGAGACCTGGTACAAGATGATCGCCTTCGTTCAGGGCGGCCTCGATCTCGCGCCCATCATCACCCACCGGATCGGCATCGACGATTTCCGCGACGGCTTCGAGGCGATGCGGTCGGGCAATTCCGGCAAGGTTGTGATGGATTGGATGTGA
- a CDS encoding GFA family protein codes for MLYEGSCHCGNVAFEVEGEFTEALDCNCSLCRRRGGLLAFVPREKLVLTTPEDNVSTYTFNRHVIQHHFCANCGIAPFGEAVGPNGAAMASINLRCIPAVDIGALTVKAYDGAAR; via the coding sequence ATGCTCTATGAAGGAAGCTGCCATTGCGGCAATGTGGCTTTCGAGGTCGAAGGCGAATTCACCGAGGCGCTCGACTGCAATTGTTCGCTTTGCCGCAGGCGCGGCGGACTTCTCGCCTTCGTGCCGCGCGAGAAACTGGTGCTGACAACACCGGAGGACAATGTCTCGACCTATACTTTCAACCGGCATGTCATTCAGCATCACTTCTGCGCCAATTGCGGCATCGCACCGTTCGGCGAGGCTGTGGGTCCGAACGGCGCGGCCATGGCTTCGATCAATCTGCGCTGCATTCCCGCGGTGGATATCGGCGCGCTGACGGTGAAGGCGTATGACGGCGCGGCGCGTTAG